From Pseudoalteromonas rubra, one genomic window encodes:
- a CDS encoding TonB-dependent receptor domain-containing protein gives MFKKSTLTTAMLAVLPFSVLSAQDIEHITITANKFEQASVDTLTSVAVVERAEIERANVRDVPTLLNNLAGIDVVRSGGYGQKTSVFVRGAATKYTLVLVDGVRISDANSGDVSFTNIPVNSIERIEVLKGARAAIYGSDAVAGVINIITREQKGHQLALTSGSRNYGGAQLAGQFEADKLTVHYHFGYESTDGYDVTAKDPAAPRSKEHDSDAYDNTNMGFKLGYDLAQYGQLALYAQHSEGEADYDSSFGNDAYKFDNYTTKLAWQKQSDVLTQEASISLAQEENTQFLSVVPEGTQPPPNDVYSTKRDEIEYRIRYKMAPSVQLMGGVSRLNEDLSSSSAQFSIAERDNTAVFAAAFYDDKRWLLNAVVRSDDYEHHGRANTYTADVGFRASDIVTFRVNHGTAFRAPSLTNAFVKDSPWYLPNIEIKPEEGTYNELGMTVDTASVRYDVAIFDNRIDNLISNEFDAQTNKYIPANVGRAHMKGIELSAQFSALGLEHAANLTLLNARDKEKREDLPRRPGKAFNYVLSKQWDKLDVRLAMQYRDKRPSISYFDTDLPSYTVFNLSANYQLLEPVALTLRLENLTDKEYFTSVASKTADGTLLPYEPPGRQIYVGTRITF, from the coding sequence ATGTTTAAAAAATCTACTTTAACCACGGCCATGCTGGCCGTGCTGCCTTTCTCTGTGTTGTCTGCGCAAGACATTGAACATATCACGATTACAGCGAACAAGTTTGAACAAGCCAGTGTGGATACATTGACCTCTGTGGCGGTGGTTGAGCGTGCTGAAATTGAGCGTGCTAATGTGCGTGATGTGCCCACCTTGCTTAACAATTTAGCAGGCATTGATGTGGTGCGCAGCGGTGGTTATGGCCAGAAGACCAGTGTCTTCGTACGTGGTGCTGCTACTAAATATACCTTAGTGTTGGTGGATGGTGTGCGGATCAGTGACGCCAACTCGGGTGATGTGTCTTTTACGAATATTCCGGTAAACAGCATTGAGCGCATTGAAGTACTCAAAGGCGCACGTGCGGCCATTTATGGCTCTGACGCAGTCGCCGGGGTGATCAACATCATTACCCGTGAACAGAAGGGCCATCAACTGGCACTGACTTCGGGCAGCCGTAACTATGGCGGCGCTCAGTTGGCTGGCCAATTTGAGGCAGATAAGCTGACAGTGCATTATCACTTTGGTTATGAGAGCACAGATGGTTATGACGTGACAGCCAAAGATCCCGCAGCACCGCGCTCTAAAGAGCATGACAGTGATGCCTATGACAACACCAACATGGGCTTTAAACTGGGTTACGACCTGGCGCAATACGGCCAACTTGCACTCTATGCACAGCACAGTGAGGGAGAAGCGGATTACGACTCATCATTTGGCAATGATGCCTACAAGTTTGATAATTACACCACTAAGCTGGCGTGGCAGAAGCAATCGGACGTATTGACCCAGGAAGCATCTATCAGTCTGGCCCAGGAAGAAAATACCCAGTTCCTGTCGGTTGTACCAGAGGGCACACAACCTCCCCCTAATGATGTTTACAGCACCAAGCGGGATGAAATTGAATACCGCATTCGCTACAAAATGGCGCCATCTGTTCAGTTGATGGGCGGTGTGAGTCGCCTGAATGAGGACTTATCTTCATCAAGCGCGCAATTCTCGATTGCAGAGCGTGATAATACCGCTGTGTTTGCGGCTGCTTTTTACGATGACAAGCGCTGGTTACTGAATGCTGTCGTGCGCAGTGATGACTATGAACATCACGGACGTGCGAATACGTATACGGCTGATGTTGGCTTCAGAGCATCCGATATCGTCACCTTTAGGGTAAATCATGGCACTGCATTTCGTGCTCCCAGTCTGACCAATGCGTTTGTCAAAGACAGCCCTTGGTATCTGCCTAATATCGAAATTAAGCCGGAAGAAGGTACCTACAATGAGTTAGGGATGACAGTGGATACGGCCTCGGTACGCTATGATGTGGCCATCTTCGATAACCGCATTGATAACCTGATCAGCAATGAGTTTGACGCGCAAACAAACAAGTACATTCCTGCCAATGTGGGCCGTGCACACATGAAAGGAATTGAGCTAAGTGCACAGTTTTCAGCGCTGGGCCTGGAGCATGCAGCCAATCTGACTTTGCTGAATGCCAGAGACAAAGAAAAGCGCGAAGACTTGCCTCGTCGTCCTGGCAAAGCGTTTAACTATGTCCTGTCTAAGCAGTGGGATAAGCTGGATGTGAGACTGGCGATGCAATATCGTGATAAGCGTCCGTCGATCAGCTACTTTGATACCGATCTGCCGTCTTACACTGTCTTTAATCTCAGTGCCAATTATCAATTGCTTGAGCCCGTTGCACTGACTCTGAGACTGGAAAACCTGACTGATAAGGAATACTTCACCTCAGTGGCCAGTAAAACAGCCGACGGTACCTTGTTGCCTTATGAGCCGCCGGGCAGACAGATTTACGTGGGCACCCGGATCACCTTCTAA
- the msrA gene encoding peptide-methionine (S)-S-oxide reductase MsrA, whose amino-acid sequence MMNQCITTFGGGCFWCIDAAFRSVKGVTHVASGYAGGHTDNPSYEQICTGQSGHAEVVQISFDPQQIDFSTLLAMFFALHDPTQLNRQGNDIGTQYRSVVFYHSEEQRALTQHYIEQLTPSLSAPIVTEVTAHTHFYPAEQYHQDYYTNNPNQGYCSVMIAPKLAAFADKFAEHLDS is encoded by the coding sequence ATGATGAATCAGTGTATTACCACCTTTGGTGGAGGCTGTTTTTGGTGTATCGACGCCGCCTTTCGCAGCGTCAAAGGCGTTACGCACGTGGCCTCTGGCTATGCTGGCGGCCACACCGACAACCCCAGCTACGAGCAGATCTGCACCGGCCAAAGCGGTCATGCTGAAGTGGTCCAGATCAGCTTTGATCCTCAGCAGATCGATTTTTCAACTTTATTAGCGATGTTCTTTGCGCTCCATGACCCAACCCAGCTGAATCGTCAGGGCAATGACATTGGCACTCAGTATCGCAGCGTAGTGTTTTATCATTCAGAAGAGCAACGGGCCTTAACTCAGCACTATATTGAGCAATTAACCCCCTCTCTGAGTGCGCCGATAGTAACCGAAGTGACGGCCCATACGCACTTTTACCCGGCAGAACAGTATCATCAGGATTACTACACCAATAACCCCAACCAGGGTTACTGTAGCGTGATGATAGCACCCAAACTAGCCGCATTCGCTGATAAGTTTGCTGAGCATCTCGACTCGTGA
- a CDS encoding efflux RND transporter permease subunit has product MRITDTAVKRPVFAIVINLLLLTFGLVAFTMLPLREYPDIETPIVSVSTDYTGASAEVVETKITQVLENRISGIEGIKSITSSSRNGRSNITIEFNIDRNIDAAANDVRERVSRALDRLPEQVRPPEVSKSNSDESPIAWFVLNSETMDTLQLSDYAQRFIVDRLAVVDGVSNVRIGGERKYAMKIWLDRRAMAARDITASDIEQVLRNENVELPAGEIESLDRDFAVRIARSYKTQEDFDNLVIKRGAQGYLVRLGEVADVRLEAADVESTFRGNGKNMIGLGIVKQAKANTLDVVDNARKELEKIKRNLPEGTTIQDSYDSSVFIRESIIEVYRTLGIAMGLVVLVIFLFLGNIRATLIPAITVPIALIATFTFLFAMGYSINLLTLLALVLAIGLVVDDAIVMLENIHRRIELGEPRLLAAYRGAREVGFAIIATTLVLVAVFVPLVFMEGRIGALFTEFALAVSAAVIFSSITALTLSPALCSKVLKASNKESKFSQWMDRQFSRLESGYRNVISDNITRRYSLLLTLALAGFASFALFQQIPSELTPKEDRGTFFIMMNGPEGASYENNAANMAEIEQRLLPYVEQEELSRVLVRVPGWGGRGGVAIVGMPDWDERKRSTWEVMGEISGKMRDVTDVRAFAIMRRGIGGGGQSRPIEFVLQGNDYDELVDWRDRILKRARTNQGLVRLDHDYKETFPQFLISIDKLKAADLGVSVSDIGRTLETMLGQRRVTTFIDRGEEYDVILKGTKADLSAPHDIADIYVTSRSDQLVPLDSLITIREEATASRLNRYNRMRAITITANLAPGYTLEQALDFLNQVAAEENDIDGAIDYKGESQLFYEGASAMTYVFILALTVTFLVLAAQFESFVHPLVIMLTVPLGLVGAMFGLYATDSSLNIYSQIGIVMLIGLSAKNGILIVEFANQLRDKGVAFEQAIIDAAVQRLRPIIMTSLTTVMSAIPLVLASGPGSESRMVIGVVVFAGVSVATILTLFVIPCAYSMLARRTQSPQATSDKLLEQHDAHPQTQQEREI; this is encoded by the coding sequence GTGCGGATCACAGATACAGCCGTAAAGCGGCCCGTTTTTGCCATCGTAATCAATTTGCTGCTGCTCACCTTTGGTTTAGTGGCCTTTACCATGTTGCCGCTGCGCGAATATCCAGATATCGAAACCCCCATAGTCAGTGTCAGCACCGATTACACCGGCGCGTCTGCCGAAGTGGTTGAAACCAAGATCACTCAGGTACTGGAAAATCGCATTTCAGGCATTGAAGGCATTAAAAGTATCACGTCTTCAAGCCGCAATGGCCGCTCGAACATCACCATTGAATTCAACATAGACCGAAATATTGACGCCGCAGCCAATGACGTGCGAGAACGAGTATCACGTGCACTGGACCGACTCCCCGAGCAGGTCCGCCCACCAGAGGTGTCCAAATCGAACAGCGATGAAAGTCCGATAGCCTGGTTTGTGCTTAATAGTGAGACCATGGATACATTGCAACTCTCCGATTACGCTCAGCGCTTTATCGTTGACAGACTGGCGGTGGTTGATGGTGTTTCAAACGTGCGTATCGGTGGTGAACGTAAATATGCCATGAAGATCTGGCTGGATCGGCGTGCTATGGCAGCCCGGGACATCACCGCCAGCGACATTGAGCAGGTATTGCGTAACGAAAATGTCGAGCTTCCCGCCGGGGAAATTGAGTCTCTGGATCGTGACTTCGCGGTGCGTATTGCACGTAGCTACAAAACTCAGGAAGACTTTGACAACCTGGTGATCAAACGCGGTGCACAGGGCTACCTGGTAAGGCTGGGTGAAGTCGCCGATGTGCGCCTCGAAGCGGCCGATGTGGAAAGCACCTTCCGTGGTAACGGCAAAAACATGATAGGCCTGGGCATTGTCAAACAAGCTAAGGCCAATACCCTGGATGTGGTCGACAATGCCCGCAAAGAGCTGGAAAAAATCAAGCGTAACCTGCCTGAAGGGACCACCATTCAGGACAGCTATGACTCATCGGTGTTTATTCGCGAGTCCATCATCGAAGTGTACCGTACTCTGGGCATAGCCATGGGCCTCGTGGTATTGGTGATATTTCTGTTCCTCGGAAACATTCGCGCCACTCTGATCCCAGCCATCACGGTGCCGATTGCACTGATCGCGACCTTTACCTTCCTATTCGCCATGGGATATTCCATCAATCTACTCACCCTGCTGGCACTGGTACTCGCCATCGGCCTGGTGGTTGATGATGCCATTGTGATGCTGGAAAACATCCATCGCCGGATCGAACTGGGAGAACCCAGATTGCTGGCCGCCTACCGGGGCGCCCGCGAGGTCGGATTTGCTATCATCGCTACCACACTCGTGTTAGTGGCGGTGTTCGTCCCGCTGGTATTTATGGAAGGACGCATTGGAGCCTTGTTTACCGAGTTTGCCTTAGCCGTCAGTGCGGCGGTGATTTTCTCGAGTATCACAGCACTCACCTTGTCACCGGCCTTGTGTTCTAAAGTATTGAAGGCCAGCAATAAAGAAAGCAAATTCTCGCAGTGGATGGACAGACAGTTTAGCCGCCTCGAGTCTGGCTATCGCAATGTGATCAGCGACAACATCACCCGTCGCTATAGCCTGCTGCTGACCCTTGCACTGGCCGGTTTTGCCAGCTTTGCGCTGTTCCAGCAGATCCCCTCAGAACTAACGCCCAAAGAAGACCGCGGCACCTTCTTCATCATGATGAATGGTCCTGAAGGGGCCAGTTATGAAAATAACGCTGCCAATATGGCGGAAATTGAGCAGCGCTTATTGCCTTATGTTGAACAGGAAGAGCTGAGCCGCGTGCTGGTCAGGGTGCCTGGCTGGGGAGGCCGTGGCGGCGTCGCGATTGTGGGCATGCCGGATTGGGACGAACGTAAACGTTCAACCTGGGAAGTCATGGGTGAAATAAGCGGTAAAATGCGTGATGTCACCGATGTGCGCGCCTTTGCCATCATGCGTCGTGGCATAGGTGGTGGGGGTCAGTCTCGTCCCATCGAGTTCGTGTTGCAAGGCAATGACTACGACGAGCTGGTCGACTGGCGGGATCGTATCCTAAAACGTGCACGCACCAACCAGGGCCTGGTCAGACTCGACCACGATTATAAAGAGACCTTTCCACAATTTTTGATCAGTATCGACAAGCTAAAGGCCGCCGATCTGGGCGTCTCAGTCAGTGACATTGGTCGCACGCTTGAAACCATGCTGGGCCAGCGCCGTGTAACCACCTTCATAGATCGCGGTGAGGAATACGATGTGATCCTCAAAGGAACTAAGGCCGATTTAAGCGCCCCCCATGACATTGCTGACATTTATGTTACTTCGCGGAGCGATCAGCTGGTACCACTGGATAGCCTGATCACCATTCGTGAAGAAGCCACAGCCTCTCGCCTGAATCGTTACAATAGAATGCGTGCAATCACCATCACGGCTAACCTGGCACCTGGCTACACGCTGGAGCAGGCGCTGGACTTCCTGAATCAGGTCGCCGCAGAAGAAAATGACATTGACGGAGCCATCGACTACAAGGGCGAATCCCAGCTGTTTTATGAAGGTGCATCGGCCATGACCTATGTCTTTATTTTGGCCCTGACCGTAACTTTCCTGGTGCTGGCTGCGCAGTTTGAAAGCTTTGTTCACCCTCTGGTGATCATGCTGACAGTGCCACTGGGCCTGGTGGGTGCCATGTTTGGTCTGTACGCCACTGACAGCTCACTGAATATTTACAGTCAGATAGGCATTGTCATGCTGATTGGCCTCAGTGCTAAAAATGGTATTCTGATCGTTGAGTTTGCCAACCAGCTAAGAGACAAAGGGGTTGCATTCGAACAGGCCATTATTGATGCTGCTGTACAGCGACTCAGACCCATTATTATGACCTCACTGACGACCGTGATGAGCGCCATCCCACTGGTGCTGGCGTCGGGTCCGGGCTCAGAAAGCCGTATGGTGATCGGGGTAGTGGTATTTGCCGGGGTCAGTGTCGCAACCATCTTAACCCTGTTTGTGATCCCCTGTGCATACAGTATGCTTGCACGCCGTACTCAGTCACCCCAGGCCACCAGCGACAAGCTGCTTGAACAACATGATGCCCACCCTCAAACACAACAGGAACGGGAGATTTAA
- a CDS encoding efflux RND transporter periplasmic adaptor subunit: protein MRASQSGKALFPFIILVLIALCGYLYLPASNGNSKSFSGAPTQVAAVTIEKQSRDITINAIGSARANHALNVTSAQSDYISALYFDDGDRVKRGDKLAQLQDLKEQLAVQELEVNLKEEHRQLTRLTELAKTQSAARSQLDSQHAVVDALEIQLKTARTKLAEMAIYAPFNGILGQRLVSVGSFVDNNSVLATLDDISVIKVDFQVPEKYLAQLQLKMRASAASDAYPDKTFEGIITHIDPRIDDSTRSIRVTASFDNPQDQLRPGMLLHVSLFLGELNALMVPEKSLIPRQDKHFIYTISEGKAKQQQVSVLSRFQGWVAVDGLSAGQQVITEGTTKIRNGSAVVVKG from the coding sequence ATGCGCGCCAGTCAATCGGGTAAAGCCCTCTTTCCTTTTATAATTTTAGTGCTTATTGCCCTTTGCGGCTATCTCTATTTGCCTGCCAGTAATGGTAATAGTAAATCATTTTCTGGCGCGCCAACTCAAGTAGCCGCTGTCACGATAGAAAAACAGAGCCGGGATATTACAATTAATGCCATTGGCTCAGCACGCGCCAATCACGCTCTGAATGTCACCAGCGCACAAAGCGACTACATTAGTGCGTTGTATTTTGATGATGGAGACAGAGTGAAGCGTGGCGATAAACTTGCCCAACTGCAAGATCTTAAAGAACAATTGGCAGTGCAAGAGTTAGAAGTCAACCTCAAAGAAGAACACCGTCAGTTAACACGCTTGACAGAATTGGCCAAAACCCAGTCCGCAGCCCGCTCCCAGCTCGACAGCCAGCATGCCGTCGTCGATGCGCTGGAAATTCAGCTGAAAACAGCACGGACTAAACTCGCCGAAATGGCCATTTATGCCCCATTCAACGGTATACTGGGTCAACGTTTGGTGTCTGTAGGCAGTTTTGTTGATAACAACAGTGTGCTGGCGACACTGGATGATATCAGCGTCATCAAAGTCGATTTTCAGGTCCCGGAAAAGTATCTGGCACAGCTCCAGCTTAAGATGCGTGCATCGGCCGCCAGTGATGCGTACCCAGACAAAACATTTGAAGGCATCATTACACATATCGACCCCCGTATTGATGACAGCACTCGCAGTATTCGTGTCACAGCCAGCTTTGACAACCCGCAAGACCAGCTCAGACCCGGTATGTTGCTCCATGTATCACTGTTTTTGGGTGAGCTTAACGCGCTCATGGTGCCGGAGAAGAGCCTGATCCCAAGGCAAGATAAGCATTTCATCTATACCATCAGTGAAGGCAAAGCCAAACAACAACAAGTTAGTGTGCTATCTCGTTTCCAGGGCTGGGTTGCTGTCGATGGCCTGTCTGCAGGCCAGCAAGTGATCACCGAAGGCACCACCAAAATTCGTAACGGCAGTGCCGTTGTGGTTAAGGGGTAA
- a CDS encoding DUF2982 domain-containing protein, whose translation MVEPVRLRALANRHSIEFMLVGAIALIIIMVFVTLRATPISVLEIALASAAIVAIMLGFLKSQQPYYSIEMSPGQLVYHHKFGELLLEHSNFHSSGVPSVTQGVETLELNVVGIKLKDIDVFLSHLTPRLAGKLLIEQRNIFLQAVKIHCSNGNCPSEWLIEEASYTSENGQHYSGLMAMFANRMQNFKTLTGYDLMLPANVLDRDIWQFATVMNRWKLTPEEVVKNLHSELATSAMK comes from the coding sequence ATGGTTGAGCCGGTCAGATTACGTGCGTTGGCTAATCGCCACAGCATTGAGTTTATGCTGGTTGGTGCAATAGCGCTGATTATTATCATGGTGTTTGTCACCTTACGGGCGACGCCGATCTCTGTGCTAGAAATTGCACTGGCGAGTGCCGCGATTGTTGCGATTATGCTGGGCTTCCTGAAAAGCCAGCAACCTTATTATAGTATTGAAATGAGCCCCGGGCAGCTGGTGTATCACCACAAATTTGGTGAACTCTTACTTGAGCATAGTAATTTTCATTCCAGTGGGGTGCCAAGTGTCACTCAAGGAGTTGAAACGCTTGAGTTAAATGTCGTAGGTATTAAACTAAAGGATATTGATGTATTTTTATCCCACCTGACGCCCAGGTTGGCTGGAAAATTACTGATAGAACAGCGGAATATTTTTTTACAAGCTGTTAAAATACATTGCAGTAATGGCAATTGCCCATCAGAATGGCTGATAGAAGAGGCGAGTTACACCTCAGAAAACGGTCAGCATTATTCTGGATTAATGGCGATGTTTGCAAACCGGATGCAAAACTTTAAGACGCTGACAGGCTACGATTTAATGTTGCCTGCCAATGTACTGGACAGGGATATCTGGCAATTTGCCACTGTCATGAATCGTTGGAAGTTAACACCCGAAGAGGTGGTCAAGAACTTGCATAGTGAGTTGGCTACCTCAGCAATGAAGTAA
- a CDS encoding DUF1566 domain-containing protein, producing MLKKSVLALGLTSVLSACGGGSDGDENPTISVSVNAGSDITVNEKTEFTLKPLGSPSGGVFSWQIVSGPALEGFPQEGEELAVTAPDVKGDSEIELKVSYMAPDGTSASDTLIVKVLSVNLLPSAKITQIAPEDGTAKYADTITLSAAESSDNDENGSIVAYQWEMLEGPATVKAERTDQVTLSFVHPLLAEADTVKWQLTVTDDEGASATSSTQLSLVANDELVLANAGSDQQVQELDTVTLDASKSVTVDGQFSCLWQQVSNGSTVTLADEQACKTTFMAPLKSGNQATSIDFKVTVTDSAQRTGSDTVNIEILPKPLGKLNDTGTVKCYNNSEEISCGDSDFPGQDAELGRDAVVQFLPKSGQGNQAFDFTKFSAEFEPLTADATDFSCVLDNVTGLIWEVKEVTAGVLPNTSERNAQNHYTWYLSEGANVTPGAANSTCPQDTHCGVQALIDAVNDASFCGGNNWRLPTYMELANLLDHNSSGDYLLDPDYFPNVPAEVLLGHQYYWTTQTSVDGTDGKDDNLVRALVIDMKTGNDVTRNKSQTAYVRLVRRYGEDD from the coding sequence ATGCTGAAGAAATCAGTACTGGCTTTGGGGCTTACAAGTGTCTTAAGTGCATGCGGCGGGGGCTCTGATGGTGATGAAAATCCGACAATCAGCGTGAGCGTTAACGCCGGCTCGGACATCACAGTCAATGAAAAGACAGAATTTACACTCAAACCTTTGGGTTCTCCTTCCGGTGGTGTGTTTAGCTGGCAGATTGTTTCTGGTCCGGCTTTGGAAGGCTTTCCGCAAGAGGGAGAAGAGCTGGCGGTCACTGCGCCAGATGTAAAGGGAGACAGCGAAATAGAGCTCAAGGTGAGCTATATGGCGCCTGATGGCACGTCGGCCAGTGACACCCTGATCGTGAAGGTGCTGTCAGTTAATTTACTACCAAGCGCCAAAATTACCCAAATTGCACCTGAAGACGGCACCGCAAAATATGCCGATACCATTACCTTGTCTGCGGCAGAATCCAGCGATAATGACGAAAACGGCAGCATAGTGGCGTACCAATGGGAAATGCTCGAAGGGCCCGCCACAGTTAAAGCTGAACGCACCGATCAGGTTACGCTGAGCTTTGTTCACCCCCTATTGGCTGAAGCCGATACCGTAAAGTGGCAACTTACTGTGACAGATGACGAAGGTGCCAGCGCAACTTCAAGTACGCAGCTCTCGTTGGTGGCCAATGATGAATTAGTACTGGCTAATGCCGGTAGCGATCAGCAAGTTCAGGAGCTCGACACCGTAACGCTTGATGCCAGCAAAAGTGTCACTGTTGATGGTCAGTTTTCTTGTCTGTGGCAGCAGGTGAGCAATGGCAGTACAGTGACGCTGGCTGATGAGCAAGCTTGTAAAACCACTTTTATGGCGCCGCTAAAAAGTGGCAATCAGGCCACCTCAATTGATTTTAAAGTGACGGTAACCGACAGTGCACAGCGCACTGGTTCAGATACGGTGAACATTGAAATTCTGCCCAAACCCCTGGGCAAGTTGAATGATACCGGGACCGTTAAGTGTTATAACAACAGTGAAGAGATCAGCTGCGGGGACTCCGATTTCCCTGGTCAAGACGCCGAGCTCGGACGTGACGCCGTGGTGCAGTTTCTACCTAAAAGTGGCCAGGGTAACCAGGCCTTCGACTTTACCAAATTCAGTGCGGAATTTGAGCCGTTGACAGCCGATGCCACAGACTTCAGCTGCGTACTGGACAACGTGACAGGCCTGATCTGGGAGGTCAAAGAGGTCACCGCAGGGGTATTGCCCAATACCAGTGAACGCAATGCGCAAAACCATTATACCTGGTATCTCTCTGAAGGGGCTAATGTCACGCCGGGTGCAGCAAACTCAACGTGTCCACAGGACACACACTGTGGTGTACAAGCTTTGATTGATGCCGTTAATGACGCCAGCTTCTGTGGTGGTAATAACTGGCGTTTACCGACCTATATGGAACTGGCTAATTTACTGGATCACAATAGCAGTGGTGATTACTTACTCGACCCCGACTATTTTCCTAATGTTCCGGCTGAAGTTTTGTTAGGCCACCAGTATTACTGGACTACGCAAACCAGTGTAGATGGCACCGATGGCAAAGATGATAATCTGGTCAGGGCGCTCGTCATAGATATGAAAACGGGTAATGATGTTACACGTAACAAGTCACAGACTGCCTATGTCAGGCTGGTCCGTCGTTACGGGGAGGATGACTGA
- a CDS encoding DUF1566 domain-containing protein translates to MNKVILTIVALGAVGVSQVANASQICASEGPVPDTTPSDQFVVNADGTVCDKQTNLMWQRCTFGQVYNSESSSCDNVAQELSWQQALQTASAQEFAGYSDWHLPNVKELASIVEHRCVKPSINETIFLETLEKNYWSSTTVEGTPANAWLFSFGDGKVSNVFNKSAQAYVRLARYAFCE, encoded by the coding sequence ATGAATAAAGTGATTCTAACTATCGTCGCGCTGGGTGCTGTGGGCGTCAGTCAGGTAGCCAATGCGTCGCAAATTTGTGCTTCTGAGGGGCCTGTGCCAGACACCACGCCGTCAGATCAGTTTGTGGTCAATGCTGATGGTACCGTATGTGATAAACAAACTAACTTGATGTGGCAACGCTGTACGTTTGGACAAGTGTACAATAGTGAGAGTAGTAGCTGCGATAACGTTGCACAGGAGTTAAGCTGGCAACAGGCATTGCAAACTGCCAGTGCCCAGGAATTTGCAGGTTACAGTGACTGGCACTTACCGAATGTGAAGGAGCTTGCCAGTATCGTTGAGCATCGCTGCGTGAAACCCTCCATTAATGAAACCATTTTTCTCGAGACACTGGAAAAAAATTACTGGTCCAGTACCACCGTCGAAGGGACACCTGCGAATGCCTGGTTGTTTTCTTTTGGTGATGGCAAGGTCAGCAATGTGTTTAACAAAAGCGCTCAGGCCTATGTCAGGTTGGCCAGATATGCTTTCTGTGAATAG
- a CDS encoding YggN family protein yields the protein MCLMSTSLLAAGKCDVELGHGLIITDSEIRIVDKNQTRVQINNDNQLLIKGKWIRLSDQDTQLLNEYALGIRDTVPELVNLATDGVNLGLSAIEQVVEGMSDNDPEVLKTQLQYVERALMDKFKRGEDFYFIAPQSLSKIDDFFTKEISERIHSAVHGSLGAILVSVGDAFKAREGNIEDRFSDMGQRMEIISSEIDKSLKKKAYQLEEKADEYCECLNALDKTETRLQSIVPSLAAYDLVKIR from the coding sequence ATGTGTCTGATGTCCACATCGCTTCTGGCTGCCGGAAAGTGTGATGTTGAGCTGGGCCATGGTCTGATCATCACAGACTCAGAGATCCGGATTGTGGATAAGAACCAGACCCGGGTACAGATCAATAATGACAATCAGCTGCTGATCAAAGGAAAGTGGATCCGCTTGAGTGATCAGGATACGCAACTGTTGAACGAGTATGCGCTTGGGATCCGTGACACTGTGCCGGAACTGGTCAACCTGGCTACAGATGGCGTGAATTTGGGGTTGAGTGCGATAGAGCAGGTGGTTGAGGGGATGTCAGACAACGACCCTGAGGTGTTAAAAACCCAGCTGCAATATGTTGAACGTGCCCTGATGGATAAGTTTAAGCGGGGCGAGGACTTCTACTTTATTGCCCCTCAGTCGCTGTCTAAAATTGATGACTTTTTCACCAAAGAGATCAGCGAGCGTATTCACTCTGCTGTACACGGCTCTTTGGGGGCAATTTTAGTGTCGGTGGGGGATGCATTCAAAGCCCGGGAAGGCAATATCGAAGATCGTTTCAGTGATATGGGTCAGCGTATGGAGATCATTTCCAGTGAGATTGATAAATCTCTGAAAAAGAAGGCCTATCAGCTGGAAGAAAAAGCCGATGAATACTGTGAGTGCCTGAATGCACTGGATAAAACAGAAACCCGTCTGCAAAGTATCGTGCCCAGTCTGGCGGCCTACGATTTAGTTAAGATCCGTTAA